Proteins from a genomic interval of Paenibacillus lentus:
- a CDS encoding RICIN domain-containing protein, whose protein sequence is MMWRKTHLFLIALAMVVTLKSPALHAAQDQNSFENPIIWADVPDPDVIRVGNAYYMTSTTMHMNPGVPIMKSYDLVNWEIVNYVYDTLGDSDAQALRNGQNEYGKGSWASSLRYHNGTYYVVFSSSTAGNTFIYKTRDIEKGPWTRSTIGFYHDMSLHFDDDGRVYLVHGSGDIRITELHSDASAVKAGGLNQVIIPNASQVAGSNIGLPAEGAHIQKINGKYYIFLITWPQGKGRTQLVYRADHITGPYEGRVALDYAGVAQGGIVDTADGKWYGMLFQDHGSVGRTPFLVPVAWQNDWPVFGVNGQIPAQMPKPVPGVNSNHKIVASDEFEQTRLPLVWQWNHNPVNNLWSLTERPGFIRLKTGRTSTSILDARNSLTQRSIGPESSGRIAIDVSQMKSGDYAGLAALQKNYGFVGVKMSGNSKSIVMVNGSGAAPVEVASVPLAQDKVYLKVEMDFKNRTDKAYFYYSLDGNRWTAIGDTLQMSYTLPHFMGYRFALFNYATQSAGGYVDFDYFRIDNRMTGTEGAGESPQSPVQSGSVYKLRNAHSSMVIGISAMSTANGGQAVQWNDNGSADHQWRFDRLSSGYYKLTNIHSGKVLGIENMSTANGASAVQWDDNGTADHEWQLAPVGDGSYKLVNRHSGKVLGVDGMSKTAGAKIVQWDDNGTADHNWSFAFMR, encoded by the coding sequence ATGATGTGGAGAAAAACTCACTTATTTTTGATAGCGCTTGCAATGGTAGTGACACTCAAGTCACCTGCTCTGCATGCTGCACAGGATCAAAATTCGTTTGAGAATCCCATCATATGGGCTGATGTACCGGATCCAGATGTCATTAGAGTTGGTAACGCGTACTATATGACAAGCACAACGATGCATATGAACCCTGGCGTGCCGATCATGAAATCTTATGATCTCGTTAATTGGGAGATTGTGAATTATGTTTACGATACGCTTGGGGATTCGGACGCACAGGCGTTGAGGAACGGTCAAAATGAGTATGGCAAAGGCTCATGGGCCAGCAGTTTAAGATATCATAACGGCACTTATTATGTGGTCTTTTCCTCCAGCACAGCGGGCAATACATTCATCTACAAGACTAGGGATATTGAAAAAGGGCCATGGACACGTTCCACGATCGGTTTTTATCATGACATGTCTTTGCATTTTGATGACGATGGGCGTGTCTATTTGGTTCATGGCAGCGGCGATATCCGGATTACGGAACTTCATTCGGACGCCAGCGCCGTCAAGGCGGGTGGACTAAATCAGGTTATTATCCCCAATGCCAGTCAGGTTGCAGGCTCGAATATAGGGCTCCCAGCTGAAGGGGCGCATATTCAGAAAATTAACGGTAAGTATTACATCTTCCTGATCACCTGGCCGCAGGGAAAAGGCCGTACGCAATTGGTTTATAGAGCGGATCACATTACGGGGCCTTATGAAGGACGGGTTGCTCTGGACTATGCTGGCGTTGCTCAAGGTGGAATCGTGGATACGGCGGATGGCAAATGGTACGGCATGCTTTTCCAGGATCATGGATCTGTAGGGCGCACTCCCTTCCTTGTTCCAGTTGCCTGGCAAAACGATTGGCCGGTATTCGGCGTGAATGGCCAGATTCCCGCCCAAATGCCAAAGCCAGTTCCCGGCGTGAATTCTAATCATAAAATCGTGGCTTCTGATGAATTCGAACAGACACGGCTTCCGCTTGTATGGCAGTGGAATCACAATCCCGTTAACAATCTTTGGTCTCTGACGGAGCGCCCGGGATTTATACGGCTGAAGACCGGACGAACCAGCACAAGCATTTTGGACGCGCGCAACTCACTGACGCAAAGAAGCATCGGGCCGGAAAGCTCCGGTCGGATTGCCATTGATGTAAGCCAAATGAAAAGCGGAGATTATGCAGGGCTTGCAGCTTTGCAGAAAAACTATGGGTTCGTCGGGGTGAAAATGTCCGGGAATTCCAAATCAATCGTGATGGTCAATGGCAGCGGGGCAGCACCGGTGGAAGTGGCGAGCGTACCTCTTGCGCAGGACAAGGTGTATTTAAAGGTGGAAATGGATTTTAAAAATAGAACCGACAAGGCTTACTTCTATTACAGCCTGGACGGAAATCGGTGGACGGCTATTGGCGACACGCTGCAGATGAGCTACACCCTGCCACATTTTATGGGCTATCGATTTGCTTTGTTTAATTATGCAACGCAATCAGCTGGCGGGTACGTGGATTTCGATTATTTTAGAATCGATAATCGGATGACAGGGACGGAGGGAGCGGGAGAGTCGCCTCAGTCACCTGTACAAAGCGGATCGGTGTATAAGCTGAGAAACGCGCATAGCAGCATGGTCATTGGTATCTCTGCCATGTCCACGGCGAATGGAGGACAAGCTGTCCAATGGAACGATAATGGCAGTGCAGATCATCAGTGGCGGTTTGATCGCTTAAGCAGCGGCTACTACAAGCTGACGAATATCCATAGCGGCAAGGTGCTAGGGATTGAGAACATGTCCACCGCGAATGGCGCTTCCGCCGTACAATGGGATGATAATGGCACGGCGGATCATGAATGGCAGCTCGCCCCCGTGGGCGACGGCAGCTATAAATTGGTCAATCGC
- a CDS encoding glycosyl hydrolase family 8 codes for MSTSQLGAFHTKDYRNPLKELGYPEADIQAKLEQAWSDLFYGDPDVRIYYPMGDDKGYILDTGNLDVRTEGMSYGMMMAVQMNKKEEFDRLWNFSKTFMQHKEGRYANYFAWHCKPDGTRISQGPAPDGEEFFAMALFFAAHRWGDGPEPYNYSEQARTILRACLHQGEDGEGDPMWDPATKLIKFVPESTFSDPSYHLPHFYDLFALLADERDTVFWREAAKASRAYLHTACHPQTGLAPEYANFDGTPAAPQPHGDFRHFFSDSYRVAANIGLDWVWFRQDPWQVEQSNRIQAFFRDIDVSDYRRYTIDGKPFDEPSLHPIGLLATIAAASLAADGPDAEHFVHLFWNTPLRTGDRRYYDNCLYFFSLLALSGNYRIY; via the coding sequence ATGTCCACAAGCCAATTGGGCGCTTTCCATACGAAAGACTACCGAAACCCGCTCAAGGAGCTCGGCTATCCGGAAGCGGACATCCAAGCCAAACTGGAACAGGCATGGAGCGATTTGTTTTATGGAGATCCGGATGTGCGTATTTATTATCCGATGGGCGACGATAAAGGCTATATTCTCGATACCGGAAATTTGGACGTGCGGACGGAAGGGATGTCTTACGGGATGATGATGGCCGTGCAAATGAATAAAAAGGAGGAGTTTGACCGACTGTGGAATTTCTCGAAAACGTTTATGCAGCACAAGGAAGGCCGCTACGCCAACTACTTCGCCTGGCACTGCAAACCGGACGGTACCCGCATCTCTCAAGGGCCAGCGCCGGACGGGGAGGAATTCTTTGCCATGGCTCTGTTCTTCGCTGCACATCGTTGGGGAGACGGCCCGGAACCCTATAACTATTCTGAGCAGGCACGAACGATATTAAGAGCATGCTTGCATCAGGGAGAGGACGGCGAAGGCGATCCGATGTGGGACCCAGCAACGAAATTAATCAAGTTCGTCCCAGAATCCACGTTTAGCGATCCGTCATACCATCTCCCTCATTTTTACGATTTATTCGCCCTGCTCGCCGATGAGCGGGACACGGTCTTTTGGCGGGAGGCCGCCAAGGCCAGCCGCGCCTACCTACATACGGCATGCCATCCGCAAACCGGCCTTGCCCCGGAGTACGCAAACTTTGACGGAACACCTGCCGCCCCGCAACCGCATGGCGATTTCCGTCATTTCTTCAGCGACTCTTACCGAGTGGCCGCCAATATCGGCCTGGATTGGGTATGGTTCCGTCAGGACCCTTGGCAGGTCGAGCAATCCAACCGAATCCAAGCATTTTTCCGGGACATCGATGTCTCCGACTACCGCCGGTATACGATTGACGGGAAGCCTTTTGACGAGCCATCGCTGCATCCCATTGGACTTCTGGCCACCATCGCGGCAGCCTCCCTCGCCGCCGACGGCCCAGACGCAGAGCATTTCGTCCACCTGTTCTGGAACACGCCGCTTCGTACGGGCGACCGTCGCTATTACGATAACTGCCTGTACTTCTTCAGCCTGCTGGCCTTGAGCGGGAACTATCGGATATACTGA
- a CDS encoding ABC transporter substrate-binding protein, whose translation MKKLCLLLSLLILLPGCQVQVEEHEHRTLKVLAFNERTFNQLYGNFFLATHSNYSIEVVSIFEHLTPGTNMTDTIEELIAMENIDLITIPMESYSVLQETGKLLSLDEMIIKDRFDLTNYSPAVLDFLQDEQGKIHGLTPTFVGEALFYNKELFDEYRISYPRDLITWEEVFALAHKFSDFKDGQTPQFGFYHKKAANPFMMALTIGEGSGLSVYGNGKFTLNSSSWEKIFDEVTSCFKSGTCFDPNQVEQTESLNIEDVTKKSYPFLSGNIAMAVADSSLYRILDEENNELEWGITTLPIRAEQPNMGNGITMNDIFSIPSNNDDTKGAWEFIKYVSGNDYARLLPQINTMDLPVRVAENQEESIKAFYKLEKVNHTLVNEFRELPSEIYPKIDEISARYLAEMLSEQRTVQESLQLMEEELQVTLESMMK comes from the coding sequence ATGAAGAAGCTTTGCCTGTTGTTAAGTCTGCTCATCTTATTACCTGGTTGTCAGGTACAGGTAGAAGAACACGAGCATAGAACCTTAAAGGTACTTGCTTTTAATGAAAGAACATTTAATCAGCTGTACGGGAATTTTTTTCTTGCCACACACTCTAATTACTCTATAGAAGTTGTTTCGATTTTTGAACATCTTACTCCAGGAACGAATATGACGGATACAATTGAAGAACTCATAGCAATGGAAAATATAGATTTAATAACTATCCCCATGGAATCCTACTCCGTACTTCAAGAAACGGGCAAATTACTCTCCCTGGATGAGATGATAATCAAGGATCGCTTCGATCTTACGAATTATTCACCAGCTGTCCTCGACTTCCTTCAAGATGAACAAGGCAAGATACATGGGCTAACGCCAACATTTGTAGGGGAAGCATTATTTTATAATAAAGAGCTTTTTGATGAGTATCGTATTTCATATCCAAGAGACTTGATAACATGGGAGGAAGTATTTGCACTTGCTCATAAATTTTCAGACTTTAAGGATGGTCAGACTCCGCAGTTTGGGTTCTATCACAAAAAAGCTGCTAACCCCTTTATGATGGCTTTAACAATAGGAGAAGGCAGTGGGTTATCCGTTTATGGAAATGGGAAATTTACTCTAAATTCTTCGTCGTGGGAGAAAATATTTGATGAAGTGACATCGTGTTTCAAATCGGGGACCTGTTTTGACCCAAATCAAGTAGAACAAACGGAATCCTTGAACATAGAGGATGTAACGAAGAAGAGTTATCCTTTTTTATCGGGTAATATTGCAATGGCTGTTGCTGATTCCTCGTTATATCGAATTTTAGATGAAGAAAATAATGAACTTGAATGGGGAATTACAACGCTTCCTATTCGTGCAGAACAGCCAAATATGGGAAATGGGATAACGATGAATGACATATTTTCGATTCCATCCAACAATGACGACACCAAGGGAGCCTGGGAATTCATCAAGTATGTTTCTGGGAATGATTATGCACGACTGCTCCCGCAAATCAACACGATGGACTTACCTGTAAGAGTAGCCGAGAATCAGGAGGAATCCATCAAAGCATTTTATAAATTGGAAAAGGTAAATCATACTTTAGTGAATGAATTCAGGGAACTACCATCAGAAATATACCCTAAGATCGATGAAATCTCGGCAAGGTATCTAGCTGAAATGCTGTCCGAACAACGAACCGTTCAAGAATCTCTACAGCTCATGGAGGAGGAACTGCAAGTAACACTTGAATCTATGATGAAATAA
- a CDS encoding GNAT family N-acetyltransferase produces MKSAIFMRSERLVYRLTMVRDVEMVLTLENDRENISYIIPWSRDEHITTLNDSDKRHIVIEDEELNQVGYIILAGLENPHQNIELVRIVISKKNKGYGREAIRALLQHVFGELGAHRIWLDVKVHNERARQLYLSLGFKQEGILRECIKNGDHYESLILMSLLRQEFTTP; encoded by the coding sequence ATGAAATCTGCTATTTTTATGAGATCGGAAAGGCTGGTATATCGGTTAACCATGGTTCGCGATGTAGAGATGGTTTTAACCCTAGAAAACGATCGCGAGAACATATCCTATATCATTCCATGGTCAAGGGATGAACATATTACAACGTTAAACGACTCGGATAAGAGGCATATTGTCATAGAGGATGAAGAGCTGAACCAGGTTGGTTATATTATTTTAGCTGGTCTGGAAAATCCACATCAGAATATAGAACTAGTCAGAATCGTGATTTCTAAGAAAAATAAAGGCTACGGAAGAGAAGCAATCAGGGCGCTTTTGCAGCATGTATTTGGAGAGCTAGGTGCTCATCGCATATGGCTGGATGTTAAGGTACATAACGAAAGGGCCAGACAGCTTTACTTATCCCTAGGGTTCAAGCAGGAAGGAATATTAAGAGAGTGTATTAAGAATGGCGATCATTACGAATCTCTGATCTTAATGTCCCTGCTAAGACAGGAATTTACTACTCCATGA
- a CDS encoding LLM class flavin-dependent oxidoreductase, producing MNDSMQNEHQGMEIGVYTLGDLVPDPYHGETISSRQRLQEMIQAAKLADEAGLDLFGVGEHHRLDYAASATSVILAAIAQATKRIKLTSATTVLTTTDPVRLFEEYATLDLLSNGRAEIIAGRGAFLESFPLFGYDLNDYDELFMENFELFQQLNHQEKVSWQGKFRAPLQEAEIAPRPVQPQIPMWIGSGGSLVSAERAGKLGTGMALAILGGAPNRFQALVEAYRETGIAAGHKPSELKVAITGHGYISSTTQQSKDEYYPYYANYRQYVDKQLGGSAPKLSRSDFEQMTSPETALFVGDPQLIIDKILHQYELFGHQRFMLQLDVGGIPFSKVAQSIELLATKVAPVVRKETGHAVTKPNA from the coding sequence ATGAACGACAGCATGCAGAATGAGCATCAAGGAATGGAAATCGGGGTTTATACCCTCGGCGATCTTGTGCCTGATCCGTATCATGGTGAAACCATCAGCAGTCGGCAGCGCCTGCAGGAAATGATCCAAGCAGCCAAGCTGGCCGATGAAGCTGGACTAGATCTATTCGGAGTCGGTGAACATCATCGTCTAGATTATGCGGCATCGGCAACCTCGGTTATTTTGGCGGCTATCGCGCAAGCTACCAAGCGAATCAAACTAACGAGCGCGACAACTGTCCTGACTACGACAGATCCTGTGCGATTATTTGAGGAGTATGCCACACTAGACCTATTATCGAATGGACGGGCTGAAATTATTGCTGGGCGCGGCGCATTCCTAGAGTCTTTTCCCCTGTTCGGCTATGACCTAAATGACTATGATGAATTATTCATGGAGAACTTTGAGCTGTTCCAGCAATTAAATCATCAGGAGAAAGTCTCTTGGCAAGGCAAGTTTCGTGCTCCACTACAGGAAGCGGAAATTGCACCACGTCCCGTCCAACCGCAAATTCCCATGTGGATTGGTTCGGGCGGTTCGCTTGTCAGCGCGGAGCGAGCAGGGAAGCTCGGAACCGGTATGGCTTTAGCGATTCTCGGCGGTGCTCCTAATCGTTTTCAAGCCTTGGTGGAAGCCTATCGAGAGACTGGAATTGCCGCAGGCCACAAACCATCTGAACTAAAAGTAGCGATTACTGGCCATGGTTATATTTCCTCCACAACGCAGCAGTCCAAAGATGAATATTACCCTTACTATGCCAATTATCGACAATATGTAGATAAACAGTTGGGCGGAAGCGCACCGAAGCTGTCCCGCTCGGATTTCGAACAAATGACCAGCCCGGAAACAGCGCTATTCGTAGGTGATCCGCAATTAATCATCGATAAAATCCTACATCAATACGAGCTCTTCGGCCATCAACGGTTCATGTTACAGCTTGACGTGGGCGGCATCCCCTTTTCCAAAGTTGCACAAAGCATAGAGCTGCTAGCAACAAAGGTTGCCCCGGTCGTTCGCAAAGAAACAGGCCATGCCGTTACGAAGCCAAATGCCTGA
- a CDS encoding GTP cyclohydrolase II yields MSDTKLEAKALDILKDKIQLIQTGEGGIYLVGPIKLPVDLDGETVIFQWYCWLSRCQVTDNFQEIIDQLSSASLAEYQQSSVLVYGDFKNADEALIRMHSICHTGDIFGSQKCDCGYQLKTSMKNIVQHGTGALFYLANHEGRGIGLFSKAMAYVLQENGYDTVEANLSLGFVDDSRNYSDALNVLRILRTKPVTLMTNNPKKLDALQKAGLTLSGREPIWGGESAFNEFYLQTKVQRSGHLEE; encoded by the coding sequence ATGTCGGATACTAAGCTAGAAGCGAAAGCACTGGATATTTTAAAAGATAAAATCCAATTAATTCAAACTGGAGAAGGCGGCATTTACCTCGTTGGACCGATCAAGCTACCTGTCGACCTGGATGGGGAGACCGTTATTTTTCAATGGTATTGCTGGCTTAGCCGCTGCCAAGTCACAGATAATTTCCAGGAAATCATTGACCAGCTGTCGTCTGCAAGCTTAGCGGAATATCAACAATCGAGCGTGCTTGTGTACGGTGATTTTAAAAATGCTGACGAAGCGTTGATTCGCATGCATTCGATTTGCCACACGGGCGACATTTTCGGCAGTCAAAAATGCGATTGCGGTTATCAGCTCAAGACATCCATGAAAAATATCGTACAGCACGGTACAGGCGCGCTATTTTATCTGGCCAATCACGAGGGACGCGGCATTGGATTATTCAGTAAAGCTATGGCTTATGTGCTGCAAGAGAATGGATACGACACCGTCGAGGCTAACCTAAGTCTTGGATTTGTCGACGATTCCAGGAACTACTCTGATGCACTAAACGTACTGCGAATCCTCCGCACCAAACCTGTTACGCTCATGACCAACAATCCAAAAAAACTCGATGCTCTGCAAAAAGCCGGGCTCACCTTATCCGGAAGAGAACCGATTTGGGGTGGCGAATCCGCCTTCAATGAGTTCTACCTACAAACAAAAGTGCAGCGTTCCGGGCATTTAGAGGAATAA
- a CDS encoding PQQ-binding-like beta-propeller repeat protein codes for MNQGSNKVWMLLLAIWLGLAGLFPAALVQAADLPFAQGAGYEPGAYDYEAAQPTAFNWTRQSRFMGSPDHDVKWSFEAGDKIYSTPAIGANGTLYVGSYDGKLYALNSKTGKLKWTFKTGGAIASSPTIGADGTVYIGSGDGKLYALDPNAADDDDREKWSFATGDRIYSSAAIGQDGIIYVSSYDGKIYALDPDADHGQREIWSYEIGGQIDSSPAVGVDGTIYVGSGNGIFYALDSDAQDEAQRLKWSFEPETAEECLWMMDGPCSFYSSPAISADGSMIYVGSDDGYVYALDPNADDAHRLKWSYETWGAVSSSPAIGQDGTVYVGSLDGALYALDPEAVDEHKREKWSFDTSIKTWCMIISSPVVGADGTIYIGSIGWYGDGALYALDPKANDDDERVLWSFATGKEIRSSPVIGPDGTVYIGTDDHKLYAIGTRSIAAPEKVTADAGENAARLVWEAVDGAVGYKLYHYQGTASPVQSEQWELVNVDGLITGTEYNVTSLTPGKLYWFAIQAVAMEGTESDLSEPVSAMPYTNVAELMALSTIRTAKGTKLEQLSLPVGVRVRLTDGSERDLSVSWDLVNTDYDSGQAGAYTVTGELQYPEYIRNPGKLNPELTVTVLPSNDAKLRDIRLDGELLPGFKSEIYTYNLHFPYLIEQISVTAATYEPGAKSEIIGGNVQRLQVGSNHIEIIVTAENGDTQQYTVTVIREPDALAPIWPSGSELTVSDITQTSVKLTWPSAQDDFAVSGYRLYLNDEKKVDQVIGHYEYSVTESVYTYTVTGLAPGTSYRFTVKAYDAVGNESEPGLSQTAVTLSRSSSGSSRSGRGTAGGDRHLSRNANLKTLEVWVDGKRISLTPSFTADTLSYTVKTGAKQIEVKVFAEHPKAKVTWRDQVVDSSIKIDLQEGDNAIPLHVQAEDGTRKVYTLFIEQKSTPPAELAAPAISFNDIARHWAEGYIKRAALEGIVSGYPDGSFKPNRPLTRVEFAVMLAGAMKWEGDAVAVIFTDHDQIGAWAKSSVAQAVQAGIISGYEDGSFRPNAPITRAEMAAMIARALKLQSNPDASTGFADDDTIPQWAKGPVDAALKMGLVAGRGGNRFIANDAATRGEATVIVLKMLSIE; via the coding sequence ATGAATCAGGGGAGTAACAAAGTCTGGATGCTGCTGCTGGCGATCTGGCTTGGCTTGGCGGGACTGTTTCCGGCTGCGTTGGTACAGGCCGCCGATTTGCCGTTTGCCCAAGGGGCAGGTTATGAGCCGGGTGCTTATGATTACGAGGCGGCACAGCCGACAGCTTTTAATTGGACGAGGCAGTCCAGGTTTATGGGAAGCCCGGATCATGATGTAAAGTGGTCGTTCGAAGCCGGGGACAAAATATATTCAACCCCCGCGATCGGGGCGAACGGCACGTTGTATGTTGGTTCGTATGACGGAAAGCTGTATGCGCTGAATTCGAAGACGGGCAAGCTGAAATGGACATTTAAGACAGGGGGGGCTATCGCCTCATCGCCTACAATCGGAGCAGACGGCACGGTTTATATTGGTTCTGGCGACGGGAAGTTGTATGCACTAGATCCAAATGCGGCCGATGACGATGATCGAGAGAAGTGGTCGTTTGCAACAGGAGATCGGATATATTCATCTGCTGCGATTGGGCAGGATGGGATCATTTATGTTAGTTCGTATGATGGGAAAATATACGCGCTGGATCCCGATGCTGATCATGGACAGCGGGAGATATGGTCCTACGAAATTGGTGGTCAGATAGATTCATCGCCTGCAGTTGGAGTGGACGGCACGATCTATGTCGGTTCTGGCAATGGAATCTTCTATGCGCTGGACTCCGATGCTCAGGATGAGGCTCAGCGGCTGAAGTGGTCATTTGAACCAGAGACAGCAGAGGAGTGCTTGTGGATGATGGATGGGCCCTGTTCGTTCTACTCATCGCCTGCGATCAGCGCAGACGGCAGCATGATCTATGTTGGTTCGGATGACGGATACGTCTATGCGCTGGATCCGAATGCTGATGATGCCCATCGGTTGAAGTGGTCCTATGAAACATGGGGAGCGGTATCCTCATCGCCAGCGATTGGGCAGGACGGCACGGTCTATGTCGGTTCACTTGATGGAGCGTTATATGCGCTTGATCCAGAGGCTGTGGATGAACATAAACGCGAGAAATGGTCGTTTGATACATCTATAAAAACATGGTGTATGATCATTTCATCTCCTGTGGTTGGAGCAGACGGTACAATCTATATCGGTTCGATTGGTTGGTATGGGGACGGAGCGTTATATGCGTTGGATCCGAAGGCTAACGATGATGATGAGCGGGTATTGTGGTCATTTGCAACGGGGAAAGAAATACGCTCATCGCCTGTAATCGGCCCGGACGGTACAGTATATATCGGGACTGATGATCATAAGCTCTACGCCATTGGTACAAGGTCAATAGCTGCTCCGGAGAAGGTGACCGCAGATGCCGGGGAAAATGCAGCAAGGCTGGTATGGGAAGCCGTCGACGGGGCTGTCGGCTATAAGCTGTATCACTACCAGGGGACAGCTTCTCCTGTACAGTCGGAACAGTGGGAGCTCGTGAACGTGGATGGACTTATTACCGGTACAGAATATAATGTAACCAGCCTGACGCCGGGCAAGTTATACTGGTTTGCGATACAAGCCGTTGCCATGGAGGGAACTGAAAGCGATTTATCGGAGCCTGTCTCTGCAATGCCGTACACAAATGTAGCAGAACTAATGGCTCTTTCAACGATCCGAACAGCCAAGGGAACGAAGCTGGAGCAACTGTCCCTGCCTGTCGGGGTGCGTGTCCGTCTGACCGATGGCTCTGAGCGAGATTTGTCGGTAAGCTGGGACTTGGTGAATACAGATTATGACTCGGGACAGGCGGGAGCTTATACGGTCACAGGAGAGCTGCAGTATCCGGAGTATATTCGTAATCCAGGCAAATTGAATCCAGAATTGACCGTGACCGTGCTGCCGAGCAACGATGCGAAGCTGCGTGATATCCGACTGGACGGGGAATTGCTGCCGGGCTTTAAATCGGAAATTTACACCTACAACCTACATTTTCCTTATTTGATCGAACAGATTAGCGTGACGGCTGCAACCTACGAGCCGGGAGCGAAGTCAGAGATTATCGGAGGAAACGTGCAGCGGTTGCAGGTGGGAAGCAACCATATTGAAATTATTGTCACTGCGGAAAATGGAGATACACAGCAGTACACAGTCACTGTGATCAGAGAACCGGATGCATTGGCCCCCATCTGGCCGTCTGGCAGCGAATTGACTGTTTCGGATATTACACAGACGAGCGTGAAACTAACATGGCCTTCGGCACAAGATGATTTTGCAGTTAGCGGATATCGTCTATACCTGAATGACGAGAAGAAAGTCGATCAGGTCATCGGCCATTATGAATACTCGGTTACGGAAAGTGTCTATACGTATACGGTGACAGGCCTTGCCCCGGGTACGAGCTACCGCTTTACGGTCAAAGCCTATGATGCTGTGGGGAATGAAAGCGAACCTGGGCTAAGCCAGACAGCGGTGACACTCTCGCGTTCATCTTCTGGCAGCAGTAGATCGGGTAGAGGTACGGCAGGTGGCGATCGGCATTTATCTCGTAACGCCAACTTGAAGACGCTGGAAGTATGGGTGGACGGTAAACGTATTTCTTTAACGCCATCGTTTACAGCGGATACTTTGTCCTATACAGTCAAGACGGGAGCGAAGCAAATCGAGGTGAAAGTATTCGCGGAGCACCCGAAGGCCAAAGTGACATGGCGGGATCAAGTGGTAGACAGTAGCATCAAGATCGATTTACAAGAAGGAGACAATGCTATCCCGTTGCACGTTCAGGCGGAGGATGGTACACGCAAGGTATATACGCTATTCATCGAGCAAAAATCAACCCCGCCTGCCGAACTAGCAGCGCCAGCCATCTCGTTTAACGACATTGCTCGACATTGGGCGGAAGGCTATATCAAGCGCGCAGCGTTGGAAGGCATCGTCAGCGGTTACCCGGACGGCTCGTTCAAACCGAACCGACCGCTCACCCGTGTTGAGTTTGCAGTCATGCTGGCAGGTGCTATGAAATGGGAAGGCGACGCAGTGGCGGTAATATTCACCGATCATGATCAAATCGGCGCATGGGCGAAGAGTAGCGTTGCGCAGGCGGTACAGGCAGGCATTATAAGCGGATATGAAGATGGCAGCTTCCGTCCGAATGCTCCCATTACCCGTGCGGAAATGGCGGCAATGATTGCGCGGGCGCTCAAACTGCAGTCTAACCCCGATGCATCAACCGGCTTTGCCGATGACGACACGATTCCACAATGGGCTAAAGGCCCGGTAGATGCTGCTCTCAAAATGGGTCTCGTGGCTGGCCGAGGGGGGAACCGTTTTATTGCGAACGATGCGGCGACCCGCGGGGAAGCGACGGTGATCGTGCTCAAAATGCTGTCGATAGAATAA